From a region of the Notolabrus celidotus isolate fNotCel1 chromosome 14, fNotCel1.pri, whole genome shotgun sequence genome:
- the acad8 gene encoding isobutyryl-CoA dehydrogenase, mitochondrial, translating to MAAVGPLGRIARLSSSICRNHRLIFNRIPQRRGIASCIDPAHGLTDEQKEFQKMAFDFAANEMAPHMAEWDQKEMFPVDTMRKAAQLGFGGIYVQPEVGGSGLSRLDTSVIFEALSTGCVSTTAYISIHNMCAWMIDTFGNTEQREKFCPELCTMEKFASYCLTEPGSGSDAASLLTSAQRKGDHYILNGSKAFISGGGDTDVYVVMCRTGAKGPKGISCVVIEKGTPGLSFGKKEKKVGWNSQPTRAVIFEDCAVPVANLLGAEGQGFGIAMKGLNGGRINIASCSLGAAHASVLLAKDHLLVRKQFGETLSNNQFLQFKLAEMATKLVASRLLVREAATALQESRPDAVSLCSMAKLFVTDECFNICNQALQMHGGYGYLKDYAVQQFVRDIRVHQILEGTNEVMRMIIARNLLSES from the exons ATGGCGGCTGTCGGACCTTTAGGTAGAATTGCCAGATTGAGCTCCAGCATCTGTAGAAACCATCGTTTGATATTCAACAGAATCCCACAACGACGAGGGATAGCTTCGTGTATCGACC CTGCTCATGGACTCACAGATGAACAGAAGGAATTTCAAAAAATGGCCTTTGACTTTGCAGCCAATGAAATGGCTCCCCACATGGCAGAGTGGGACCAGAAG GAAATGTTTCCCGTTGACACCATGCGAAAGGCCGCTCAGCTGGGGTTTGGTGGCATCTACGTCCAGCCTGAGGTCGGAGGATCAGGTCTCTCTAGACTGGACACGTCGGTAATCTTCGAGGCTTTATCCACAGGATGTGTCAGCACCACGGCTTACATCAGTATACACAA CATGTGCGCCTGGATGATCGACACATTTGGAAACACTGAGCAGAGGGAGAAGTTCTGTCCGGAGCTCTGTACAATGGAAAAGTTTGCTTCCTATTGTCTCACTGAACCAG GCAGTGGCAGTGACGCTGCTTCACTTCTTACCTCTGCTCAGAGAAAAGGTGACCACTACATCCTCAATGGTTCCAAG GCCTTTATCAGCGGGGGAGGAGACACGGACGTCTACGTCGTGATGTGCAGAACAGGAGCTAAAGGACCCAAAGGAATCTCATGTGTGGTGATAGAAAAAGGAACCCCAGGCCTCAGCTTtggcaaaaaagaaaagaag GTTGGTTGGAACTCTCAGCCAACCAGAGCGGTGATATTTGAGGATTGTGCCGTTCCGGTGGCCAACCTGCTCGGTGCGGAAGGACAAGGGTTCGGTATCGCTATGAAAGGCCTGAACGGTGGCAGAATTAATATTG CATCGTGTTCTCTGGGGGCGGCTCACGCCTCTGTGCTGTTAGCCAAGGATCATCTGTTAGTGCGCAAACAGTTTGGAGAGACGCTCTCCAACAATCAG TTTCTTCAGTTCAAACTGGCAGAGATGGCCACCAAGTTGGTCGCGTCTCGCCTTCTGGTGCGAGAAGCTGCGACAGCTCTGCAAGAGAGCCGACCTGATGCAGTATCGCTCTGCTCCATGGCCAAACTCTTTGTTACAGATGAGTGCTTCAAC ATCTGTAACCAGGCTCTTCAGATGCACGGTGGTTACGGTTACCTCAAAGATTATGCAGTGCAGCAGTTTGTACGAGACATCAGAGTTCATCAGATCCTAGAGG GCACAAACGAGGTGATGAGGATGATCATTGCTCGTAATCTGCTGTCAGAGTCCTGA
- the thyn1 gene encoding thymocyte nuclear protein 1 isoform X1, producing the protein MSYFRLQKSPQQHEEEVLQEIQLDLTTSEMPPKKKSRVSEKTAKPVKEDDFAKETVGSKRKANGTTGSPEYCHWLMKSEPESRFENGIDMKFGIEDLKSLPDQTSCWDGVRNYQARNFMRQMKEGQLAFFYHSNCKEPGIAGVMKIRKEAYVDHTQFDKKDAHFDASSKPDNPKWSMVDVHYQRMTKRFIPLSELKKYHQKHSSKGGPLKDMALFTRARLSVQPLTTEEFDFVLSLEDEEPL; encoded by the exons ATGAGCTACTTCCGGCTTCAGAAGTCTCCACAACAACACGAAGAAGAAGTATTGCAAGAAATCCAGCTGGACCTGACGACTTCAG AGATGCCGCCAAAGAAAAAGTCCAGAGTCAgtgaaaaaacagcaaaaccAG TGAAGGAAGATGATTTTGCAAAAGAAACAGTTGGCTCTAAAAGGAAAGCAAACGGAACCACTGGTTCTCCAGAGTACTGCCACTGGCTGATGAAGTCTGAACCTGAGAGCCGCTTTGAGAACGGCATCGACATGAAG TTCGGGATTGAGGATCTGAAGTCTCTGCCTGATCAGACCAGCTGCTGGGATGGTGTTCGCAATTATCAG GCTCGCAATTTCATGAGGCAGATGAAGGAAGGGCAGCTGGCTTTCTTTTACCACAGTAACTGCAAGGAACCAGGAATAGCAGGAGTCATGAAA aTCAGGAAGGAAGCTTACGTGGACCACACTCAGTTTGATAAGAAAGACGCACATTTCGATGCATCCAGTAAACCTGACAACCCAAAGTGGAGCATG gTTGACGTCCATTATCAGAGGATGACGAAGCGTTTTATTCCTCTGTCTGAGCTGAAAAAATACCACCAGAAGCACAGCAGCAAAGGAGGGCCTCTAAAGGATATGGCGCTTTTTACACGAGCCAGGCTCTCTGTGCAGCCACTCACCACTG AGGAGTTCGACTTTGTCCTGagtttggaggatgaggagccTTTGTGA
- the thyn1 gene encoding thymocyte nuclear protein 1 isoform X2: protein MPPKKKSRVSEKTAKPVKEDDFAKETVGSKRKANGTTGSPEYCHWLMKSEPESRFENGIDMKFGIEDLKSLPDQTSCWDGVRNYQARNFMRQMKEGQLAFFYHSNCKEPGIAGVMKIRKEAYVDHTQFDKKDAHFDASSKPDNPKWSMVDVHYQRMTKRFIPLSELKKYHQKHSSKGGPLKDMALFTRARLSVQPLTTEEFDFVLSLEDEEPL, encoded by the exons ATGCCGCCAAAGAAAAAGTCCAGAGTCAgtgaaaaaacagcaaaaccAG TGAAGGAAGATGATTTTGCAAAAGAAACAGTTGGCTCTAAAAGGAAAGCAAACGGAACCACTGGTTCTCCAGAGTACTGCCACTGGCTGATGAAGTCTGAACCTGAGAGCCGCTTTGAGAACGGCATCGACATGAAG TTCGGGATTGAGGATCTGAAGTCTCTGCCTGATCAGACCAGCTGCTGGGATGGTGTTCGCAATTATCAG GCTCGCAATTTCATGAGGCAGATGAAGGAAGGGCAGCTGGCTTTCTTTTACCACAGTAACTGCAAGGAACCAGGAATAGCAGGAGTCATGAAA aTCAGGAAGGAAGCTTACGTGGACCACACTCAGTTTGATAAGAAAGACGCACATTTCGATGCATCCAGTAAACCTGACAACCCAAAGTGGAGCATG gTTGACGTCCATTATCAGAGGATGACGAAGCGTTTTATTCCTCTGTCTGAGCTGAAAAAATACCACCAGAAGCACAGCAGCAAAGGAGGGCCTCTAAAGGATATGGCGCTTTTTACACGAGCCAGGCTCTCTGTGCAGCCACTCACCACTG AGGAGTTCGACTTTGTCCTGagtttggaggatgaggagccTTTGTGA
- the vps26b gene encoding vacuolar protein sorting-associated protein 26B, producing the protein MSFFSFGQSADIDVVLNDAETRKKAEHKTEDGKKDKYFLFYDGETVSGKVNVTLKNPGKRLEHQGIKIEFVGQIELYYDRGNHHEFVSLVKDLARPGEMTQSQTFDFEFTHVEKPYESYTGQNVKLRYFLRATVIRRLNDISKEMDIVVHTLSTYPELNSSIKMEVGIEDCLHIEFEYNKSKYHLKDVIVGKIYFLLVRIKIKHMEIDIIKRETTGTGPSVYHENDTIAKYEIMDGAPVRGESIPIRLFLAGYDLTPTMRDINKKFSVRYYLNLVLIDEEERRYFKQQEITLWRKGDVVRKSMSHQAAIASQRFEGSAASESALEQAAKEESG; encoded by the exons ATGAGTTTCTTTAGTTTTGGGCAGAGTGCGGACATTGATGTTGTCTTGAATGATGCTGAAACGAGGAAGAAGGCTGAACACAAAACTGAGgatggaaagaaagacaaatattttcttttctatgaTGGAGAGACAGTGAGTGGAAAGGTGAATGTCACACTGAAGAATCCGGGGAAGAGGCTGGAGCACCAGGGCATCAAAATTGAATTTGTGGGCCAAATAG AGCTGTATTACGACAGAGGAAACCATCATGAGTTTGTGTCCCTGGTGAAAGATCTCGCAAGACCCGGTGAAATGACTCAGTCACAGACCTTCGACTTTGAGTTTACTCATGTTGAAAAACCCTACGAGTCCTACACAGGCCAGAATGTGAAGCTAAG aTATTTTCTTCGCGCCACAGTGATCAGAAGACTGAATGACATCAGTAAAGAGATGGACATCGTGGTCCACACACTGAGCACTTACCCTGAGCTCAACTCCTCCATTAAAATGGAAGTAGGAATAGAGGATTGTCTCCACATTGAGTTTgaatacaacaaatcaaa GTACCATCTGAAAGATGTAATTGTTGGAAAAATCTACTTCCTGCTGGTGAGGATTAAGATTAAGCATATGGAGATCGACATCATCAAACGTGAGACAACAGGCACCGGCCCGAGTGTGTACCATGAAAATGACACTATTGCAAAGTATGAAATCATGGACGGAGCTCCAGTCAGAG GGGAGTCTATTCCCATCCGGTTATTCCTGGCTGGTTATGATCTGACTCCCACCATGAGAGACATCAACAAGAAGTTCTCTGTGCGCTATTACCTGAACCTGGTGCTGATCGACGAGGAGGAGAGACGTTACTTCAAACAGCAG GAAATCACTCTGTGGAGGAAAGGGGACGTGGTGAGGAAGAGCATGTCCCATCAGGCAGCCATCGCCTCTCAGAGGTTCGAGGGCTCGGCTGCGTCGGAGAGCGCGCTGGAGCAGGCGGCAAAGGAGGAGAGCGGGTAG
- the jam3a gene encoding junctional adhesion molecule 3B has protein sequence MANARLIACFILSTSLGHIPSSLGVILRTTDKIVWANEFEPIELTCLIESISTNNPRIEWKKIKNGVPSYVYFQNRIAGDLEHRAQLREPANILIFNTTRSDTAEYRCEVAAIDDQRDFDEILISLAVRVKPVVPRCSVPEAVTVGTTTELRCLENEGFPAPQYRWFHNNEELPQDPKNSPKLVNSSYSINSDTGGLKFRRLRKEDAGEYYCQAKNDAGHAQCPPQMMEVYDVDILGIFLKGFGAVVVFFCLAATICHSLKRGCFDKKSHNENNYNWPAQNDGVNYGDADEGHFRHKSSFII, from the exons GTCACATTCCATCATCACTCGGGGTAATCCTCCGAACCACAGACAAGATTGTTTGGGCAAATGAGTTTGAGC CCATCGAACTGACCTGCTTAATAGAGTCCATCTCCACAAACAACCCGAGGATTGAGTGGAAGAAGATTAAGAACGGTGTCCCCAGCTATGTGTACTTTCAAAACAGGATAGCAG ggGACTTGGAGCACAGGGCTCAGCTCAGAGAGCCGGCCAACATCCTGATCTTCAACACCACCCGGTCAGACACTGCAGAGTATCGCTGTGAGGTGGCCGCCATCGATGATCAAAGGGACTTTGATGAGATACTTATTAGCCTTGCAGTAAGAG tgAAACCTGTAGTACCACGGTGCAGCGTCCCCGAAGCTGTCACAGTTGGAACAACGACTGAGCTGCGATGTCTGGAGAACGAGGGTTTCCCCGCTCCTCAGTACCGCTGGTTCCACAACAATGAGGAGCTCCCTCAAGACCCCAAAAACAGCCCAAAGCTGGTCAACTCATCGTACAGCATCAACTCGGACACTGGAGGCCTg AAATTTCGAAGACTGAGGAAGGAGGACGCAGGGGAGTACTACTGCCAGGCAAAGAACGATGCGGGACATGCGCAGTGTCCCCCTCAAATGATGGAAGTCT ATGATGTGGACATCCTTGGGATTTTCCTGAAGGGGTTTGGTGCAGTTGTTGTATTCTTCTGTTTGGCTGCCACCATTTGTCACTCCCTTAAACGAGGATGTTTCGACAAAAAAAGTCACAATGAAAATAA CTACAATTGGCCAGCACAGAATGATGGAGTCAACTATGGTGATGCAGACGAG GGGCATTTTCGCCACAAGtcttcattcatcatttga